One window from the genome of Eleginops maclovinus isolate JMC-PN-2008 ecotype Puerto Natales chromosome 15, JC_Emac_rtc_rv5, whole genome shotgun sequence encodes:
- the srp9 gene encoding signal recognition particle 9 kDa protein, with amino-acid sequence MPYFQTWEEFSRAAEKLYLTDPMKVRVVLKYRHCDGNLCIKVTDNAVCLQYKTDQAQDVKKIEKLHGKLMRLMVSKETHSGSMDID; translated from the exons ATGCCTTACTTTCAGACCTGGGAGGAGTTTTCCCGCGCAGCAGAGAAGCTGTATCTGACAGACCCCATGAAG GTTCGGGTGGTTCTAAAGTACAGACACTGCGACGGGAACCTGTGTATCAAAGTGACCGACAACGCTGTG TGTTTACAGTACAAGACAGACCAGGCCCAGGACGTAAAGAAGATTGAGAAGCTCCACGGAAAACTGATGAGACTCATGGTGTCCAAAGAGACGCACAGCGGTTCGATGGACATAGATTGA